gctccgtggtcacccgcagGCCCGTACCGTGCTGCAGTGGGTCCTGACACATCGTCAAGTCATAGTGCACATAAGCGCgcactgtgtgacgtcaggatccagtgcagcgcgcggACAAGAAGAcgagctgtggagcggcgcccctacaggaaaggtaagtattttttttcactggcgctggggacatccggcaatggatggcatggaggggcagatgggagtgggggacatggaggggctgatctgatggccctgggggatggcatggaggggctggtggcactgggggagtggagctgaaggcactaggggaacggagctgatggcactggggtgggggggagctaatggcactgggggaactgatgcacttgggctgatcgcacgggggggggggggaagggtgttggggactgatggcagggggtctgatgagtttttataaagaaaaccagtctaattcattttttcttattaggttactcgattaatcgtaaaaaattatcgatagaatacttgattactgaaATAATTGTTTACTGCCGCTCTACCCTACACTGTCCTCCCACATTCTGCCCTGCAATGTTAGGGTATCGATTGCTACCGTCAATCCTCCCtcttgcacaagaccgtatgccctccgagacatacagtccgtgagtgggccatatgtcccggagcggcattgatcacgCGCACAGGAGCACACAGTattatagattacaatgatgctgtgcacgttgggGCACCCACggtgctattgtcccgcactcataagatgatatgagtgcaggacaatagtcccacggGCGGCCCGACATGCACAGCATCACTGTAATCTATGATACTGTGTGCtcccgatcaatgccgctccgggacatatgtcccactcacagaccgtatgtctcggagggcatatggttgtgtgtaagaggccttatGCTGATTAAACAGAGAGATGTGCTGTCGATAATCAGGCATCTTTCATCCCAATGAACATTGCCCATCAGCCGAAAAACAAGCTTTTGTTTATTCATCAGTTGATCGACTGCTCTATAATATTTTAGAATTTattagcaaatttattaaaagtgaaaaactaaaattttggaCAAAACTATTCAGACCATTTGgtgtgacacttgaaatttagctcaggaggcctcccatttctcttgatcacctTAGCAATGTCTCTACACCTTGACTGGAGTCCATCTGTGGTAAAGTTAAACCAAGCTATGAGAGCATCGGTACAGGTCCAATCAGAGTGgaaagcgtcacagccagggaggaaaaaaaaaagctcaccttctccctggctgtgacgccctTCGCTgcgattggatcgcggcacaaaaagggagaaggagacgcccattgagataccctggtgtctcctcctccctgtacatgaaaggtcctctttaattacctTGTCTCTCCCCTAGAAAAGGGTTAAATAATCTGAAACCAGCTCATATCCAGAAATATACTTTACCAAATGCTGCCCATTCCTTttataataccgcagcatgcaacgattttatctccggccaaaactcCGGAACGCCGGATCAtgcgcagaccaaaaaaaaataaaaacatttgaaaacGATAAATGCTGGatttgtttttccggatgacactggaaagacggatccaggaTTTCAAtggatttgtaagactgatcaggatcctgatcagtcttacaaatgcaatcagttggcatacgttttgctggatccagcaggcagtttcggcgatgGGACTgtctgccggattcctctgccgcaagtgtgaaagtagcctaaggtggatTTATCATGTGAAGTAACTAATAGCAAATTAGAGGATATACTGCCACCACaggaggcctgtttaaaagggaTTCTATCAGCAGAAACCTCCCTATACAATATAGGTTTAGTTCATCTcagtataaggccccatgcacacggccgtgtgcgggccgtggaaccgcggcctggatccctcctgagagcaggagcgcatggcgtcactggttgctatgacgccgtgcgctccctgctgccgccgcaatacagtaatacactggtatgatctataccagtgtattactgtactgtgccggcagcagggagcgcacggcgtcatagcaaccagtgacgccgtgcgctcctgctctcaggagggatccaggccgtggttccacggcccgcacacggccgtgaacaacggccgtgtgcatggggcctaaggctaggtctacacaaagaCAATAAGTCGcgtgacagatagggcacaactacactgcaaattTTTTCGCACCAGTGTCggttgacaatttttataatgatagtctatggtgtcgcagcatgtcacagtgtgacaccatagactatcattacaaaaattgtcgcgtgacattggggCGACaaatgtcgtgtagacctagcctaataccgCTTTTATCTTCTGCCCCAATATGCGAATGAATGGCCTAAACGAGAATACGCTGAATACGCCGttaatgcctggccctgtcaatcaaaacagCAAGGGAGGGGCtctccacataaaaaaaaacgcaGAGCATGGATGCAACACGAGCAGTGACGCCCTTGTTGCATcaaatgcctaatttgcataataaGGAAAAAGGAGATAACCTGGCAATAAATCCTTGGTTCAAGAATAAAAATGCAGGTGAACTAAACTCATGTGTCAATGGCTTGGATGGACAGGGGGGTTGCTGCTGACACACTCCCTCTAACATTGTAAAGATGCCGCTGCGATCGGACAGGCCCACCATAATACTAGCGCATTCTCCAGTGGGCCAGGCTATGACATATGGACCAGCAGGAAATAAACTTCAGCCAATCACCCTAGTCTGTTTTACATGGATTGACTCACAAATAACATATTAGACCTTATTGATGATGTGTCCTGCGATTTTACTAtgcagagatggaggatggccctcagaatcatttcctctaAGAGTCTAGGGAGATCCATAGAGACCCAGTCTaatggctcgttcacacgaccgtgtgcagcCCGTGCCCGTactgtggaccgcatttgcggatccgcaatacacgggtcccgttccgtggccattccgcttcacggatgtggacccattcatttcaacgggtccacaaatctggagatgcggaacggtgaggaacggaacactacggagtgctttctgaggttccgttctgtacttccgcaccgcaaaaagatagagcttgctccatctttttttgcggaacagagggaTCGCGATCCCTATGCGGCTGCCACACGGCAGGTGCCCGTGCTTAGCAGAccgcggtccacagcacgggcacgggcttcacacggtcgtgtgaacgagccctgacACTGGATGTGGTGAGGTATACTCAGGAGAAGGAGTTAACGCATTTCAGTAAATCATGACTTTCTTAGATCTGCAGTTTACAGTAGATATACTTATCAGTGACTAAGCAGAAAGCATATCTAGGCACACAGACAAACCAAAACTCCACCATCCCTCCAGATAGAGCAAGACATAACAATCCAAACACAGGAGATTTCGTTTACAGTTTCTCGCTTTCGTGACCATAAATCAACCAACCAACAAGTACTGGCAGGTCTAGCCATGAGTTTCACCAAATCCTAGAAAGCCATCTGCAGATTTCTCATAAGATCCATTCACTATGAGAAGTACAAGAGAAATGGATGTTATTATAATATGTAGCATATACGATACAATGTTACTCGTCAGTTGTGAGACAAAACGTATACTTCAATACCAAATCAAGGGACATAGCCAGCTAAGGGTCTTCTAATTAGTCCTACCTGGAGCCCACTAAAATAGAATAAGAAAAAGTATGCTCAAAGGGTTTCAAATTTAGGCAAATCAACCATCCATATGCCGTTTACAACTGGAACGTGCCATCTGTAATGCCCATAATGCTCTGCTAATGACTGGCGATCTGTACGCAGATCATTTCATACCAAGCCTACATAGGTATAAAAATACAACAAAACAAAAAGCTAAAATTGGTTGTATCATCCCTGGTTACAAAAAGATAAgtacagtaagggtactttcacaccagcgtttttcttttccggtattgagttccatcacaggggctcaataccggaaaaaaaacctgatcagttttatcctaatgcattctgaatggagagcatttagttcaggatgcatcagttcagtccctcttacgttttttgtccggagaaaataccgcagcatgctgcagttttctctctggccaaaaatcctgaacacttgccggaatgccagatccggcattaatttccattgaaatgtattagcgccggatccagcAATAAAATTGACGCATTCACGGAtccggtccgcgcatgcgcaaaacttgcaatttgtgaaaaaaattaatactggatccgtttttctggatgacatcggagagacggatccggtatttcaatgcatttgtcaggatCCGTCTGCGTCCGAATTGCCGACGGAAtcctctgacgcaagtgtgaaagtagtgcaAGTCATGTACCTTGTCCAGGTTCGATATAAGCGCCTACAGCCAGTGACTCACCACACATAGTCCATTCAGATATTAGGAAATTCCAGGAGAATATCTATGTTTCAAGGAAATTATGATTCCCGTTATACATAAATTTACATGCAACAGATGACAACGACGAGTGACATGCCTTTTATAATCCCATCTGAAACCAGGGTCAGGTAAGGATATTTACATAACTCATGTACAGACACAGACGGTGACCTATAAAACTTGTACCCTGAACAACTCACCAGTTCTCCAAAATGGTCATGCATACCACCTCCCGCACGCCAGGATTGCTGGCCTTGTCCAGACTACAGTTTTGTAGATTCCATGTTGCCAACCTGAGCACAGGCTTCCCTTCCCTAACACCACCAAAAACTTCCACAGCAGGTCTTGTGGAGATAAGTTGAGTTGGTCCTCCAGGTGGGAAGTCAAGGTCTTCGCTCTGTAAGCTTAGAGAAGTTGGACTAGGATGTGGTTTGGCCATAAAGTGTAAACCCCCATTGGTGTGTGTGGATGGTGGCCTGGACCTTTGTACATAGACTTGGTGCCTCACTTTATCCAGAAAAGCTATGGTAATAGAGTCCACCTTGACTAAGTCCTCAATGCTCTTCAATGGGCCATGCTGAGTACGATAGAGAATAATATTCTGAGCCATCTCCTCAGTTAACCCTCTGAGGTTCATCAGCTGGGCAGCTGTCGCAGTGTTTATGTTGACCCTGGTTGCAGACAGGTGCCCACTGTGGTGCCCATACTCCACATCCTTCCTTAGAGAGTTGGGTGAGTGTTGGGCAGAGCCACCTTTACTACTAACACAAATCTCAAACTTGACCTGCTCCAGTTTAGCAGCCCCCACCCCACTGACAAGAGCCAAGTCCTCCACTTTCTTGAAGCCCCCAATGTATTCTCTGTACTCCACAATGTTCTGGGCCACCTGCCTGGACACCCCGGGCAAAGTCATGAGCTCCTCCTCGCTAGCCGTGTTGATGTTCAGCCTCTCCTGACTCACCAAGATGTTGCTGAAGTTACAAGCCGCACTGAACTTGCGGTTCTTCTGACACAAGTCTGAAGGGTCCTTAGGGATGGAGCGATGACAGCCAAGGTTGCCCCCCATCCTGCGATCCTTCTGGAGACCAGTCAAGACTCAGCGACGGTGGAGATCCTGGGATGAAGGTAACTACATGCAGCAGCGCTGTGCATGGGAGAAGAACGGAGGGACTAGCAGAGCTATGACACCGGTAGCCATGTGCAGTGATGTCCGACGGACCCAGCTGTAGTTACTGGCATCTGATGACGGTCTCCTGGTATGCCGCGGATATTAGAAGCCCAGTCACCGGCTGGTCAGGAGGCATCCCCGGGCAGACCGACCACAGGTCCCGTGCACTGTGCTCCGCTCTGTTTCTTCACAGCTCCAGACGTACTAGTGCAGGACACGCCTCCCCGAGCTCTGGCTCCTCCCCCGTCCGGAGACGCTCCCGCCCTGCTCCTACCTCAGCACCTTCCTTCAGTCTGCTCCGTCCTAGGATTTTCATCTGTAAAGGCTAAATACTATACTCTGTAAGGACCTCCTGACGTCACAATATCATGTGACATCCctaggtcacgtgggtcggcaGCCGGTGCGCCCTGCTGTCAGAGTAGGAAGTACGGGGATGGCTGCTCAGCTGCGTCTGTAGCACTGAGAGGGGAGAGAGTctgacagagctggagaggtGGATGTGACTACTGCGGAGggactgctgtgtgagattacatACTGGGGaatgggggctgctgtgtgagattatatactgggggtctgctgtgtgggattatatactggggggggggctgctgtgtgagattatatactggggaatgggggctgctgtgtgagattatatacggggggtctgctgtgtgggattatatactgggggggggctgtatgggattatatactgggggggctgctgtgtgagattatatactgggggtctgctgtgtgggattatatactggggaatgggggctgctgtgtgagattatatactgggggtctgctgtgtgggattatatactggggggggggctgctgtgtgagattatatactggggaatgggggctgctgtgtgagattatatactgggggtctgctgtgtgggattatatactggggggggctgtatgggattatatactgggggggctgctgtgtgagattatatactgggggtctgctgtgtgggattatatactgggggggggctgctgtgtgggattatatactggggggggctgctgtgtgagattatatactgggggggctgctgtgtgagattatatactggggggtctgctgtgtgggattatatactgggggggctgctgtgtgagattatatactgggggggctgctgtgtgagattatatactgggggggctgctgtgtgagattatatactggggggtctgctgtgtgggattatatactgggggggcggtgtgagattatatactgggggggctgctgtgtgagattttatactgggggggctgctgtgtgagattatatactgggggggctgctgtgtgagattatatactgggggggctgctgtgtgagattatatactggggggctgctgtgtgagattatatactggaggggggctgctgtgtgagattatatactggggggggggggggctgctgtactgtacatgtagagTCGAAATCTGCCGGTTTTCTAgtctttaataaaaagaaatagttttatccaatttttttattttttattaccttgttttttttcactatcCACTGGCGTTCTTCTGTCTGCTCGGAGCTTgtaactacaggtgaaactcgaaaattagaatatcgtgcaaagttcatttatttcagtaatgcaacttaacaggtgaaactaacatatgagacagactcattacatgcaaagcgagatatttcaagcctttatttggtataatttgga
This sequence is a window from Bufo gargarizans isolate SCDJY-AF-19 chromosome 5, ASM1485885v1, whole genome shotgun sequence. Protein-coding genes within it:
- the EEPD1 gene encoding endonuclease/exonuclease/phosphatase family domain-containing protein 1 — translated: MGGNLGCHRSIPKDPSDLCQKNRKFSAACNFSNILVSQERLNINTASEEELMTLPGVSRQVAQNIVEYREYIGGFKKVEDLALVSGVGAAKLEQVKFEICVSSKGGSAQHSPNSLRKDVEYGHHSGHLSATRVNINTATAAQLMNLRGLTEEMAQNIILYRTQHGPLKSIEDLVKVDSITIAFLDKVRHQVYVQRSRPPSTHTNGGLHFMAKPHPSPTSLSLQSEDLDFPPGGPTQLISTRPAVEVFGGVREGKPVLRLATWNLQNCSLDKASNPGVREVVCMTILENCIKLVAVQELTDKDALEKFCSELNQPSLPNIRKWKGVRGSWKCVVSEKPSSSPSEKGMYSGFLWDITAGIELKNVCLHEALQTNGNGKHTYSQPYIAHFKVGTSDVTLVNIHQRPPPHEGGKQHSDSHKSSTFGHTLQETLKGEKDVIILGGFSQPPDSNNFDTLRKEKFQNLLPANTFTNISTKSPQGNKSLDNIWISKSLKKVFTGYSLVVREGLTNPWIPDNWSWGGVASEHCPVLTEFYLEKDCNKKELSSKANGVTVERNEANSKHER